A genomic region of Rhodanobacter sp. contains the following coding sequences:
- a CDS encoding sulfurtransferase, whose translation MNTVNLSAYRFVALDDLPVLRERVFERAAALALKGTVLLAPEGINLFLAGPREAVDAFMAWLRTDPRFVGLEAKESLSSAAPFGRLRVRLKKEIITMRQPAIRPEGGRAPAVDAPTLKRWLDAGHDDDGREVVLLDTRNDYETDVGKFEQAVDYRLASFTAFPEAVAADRARYAGKTVVSYCTGGIRCEKAALHMQELGIEHVHQLEGGILKYLELTDGAHWQGDCFVFDGRGAVGADLRPAGEGA comes from the coding sequence ATGAACACCGTCAACCTTTCCGCCTACCGCTTCGTCGCGCTGGACGACCTGCCCGTGCTGCGCGAGCGCGTATTCGAACGCGCTGCCGCGCTGGCGCTGAAGGGCACCGTGCTGCTGGCGCCCGAGGGCATCAACCTGTTCCTCGCCGGTCCGCGCGAGGCGGTGGATGCGTTCATGGCCTGGCTGCGCACCGATCCGCGTTTTGTCGGGCTCGAAGCGAAGGAGTCGCTGTCCAGTGCGGCGCCGTTCGGCCGTCTGCGCGTGCGGCTGAAGAAGGAGATCATCACCATGCGCCAGCCGGCGATCCGTCCCGAAGGCGGGCGTGCGCCGGCGGTGGACGCGCCCACGCTGAAGCGCTGGCTGGATGCGGGCCACGATGACGACGGCCGCGAAGTGGTGTTGCTGGACACGCGCAACGACTACGAGACCGACGTGGGGAAATTCGAGCAAGCGGTGGACTACCGGCTCGCCAGCTTCACGGCGTTTCCCGAAGCCGTGGCCGCCGACCGCGCGCGCTACGCGGGCAAGACGGTGGTGTCGTACTGCACCGGCGGCATCCGTTGCGAGAAGGCCGCGCTGCACATGCAGGAGCTCGGCATCGAGCACGTGCACCAGCTCGAAGGCGGCATCCTGAAGTACCTGGAACTCACCGACGGCGCGCACTGGCAGGGCGACTGCTTCGTGTTCGATGGTCGCGGTGCGGTGGGCGCCGACCTGCGGCCTGCAGGCGAGGGCGCGTGA
- the bioH gene encoding pimeloyl-ACP methyl ester esterase BioH has translation MSLYIEKLGHGPVPLVLLHGWAMHGGVLAPLVDALAERCTLHVVDLPGHGHSRHCGLPLEPSACAAAIAQATPPALWLGWSLGGLIALTGALEQTEHVRGLAMLCATPKFARADDWPWGSDAALVHQLALDLETDYHATIERFLALEAMGSPDPRAELRHLRTLAFARGEPELRVLQEGIRILETRDLRAQLPALRQPSVWIAGRRDRLVPPQAMAWSAQQAQGGYAQIEHAGHAPFFTYPDDVAQALRPLLDRFDEYGS, from the coding sequence GTGAGCCTGTACATCGAAAAACTGGGCCACGGTCCGGTGCCGCTGGTACTGCTGCACGGCTGGGCGATGCACGGCGGCGTGCTGGCGCCGCTGGTGGACGCGCTGGCGGAGCGCTGCACGCTGCACGTGGTGGACCTGCCCGGCCACGGCCATTCGCGCCACTGCGGGCTGCCGCTGGAGCCGTCGGCCTGCGCGGCCGCCATTGCGCAGGCCACGCCGCCGGCGCTCTGGCTGGGCTGGTCGCTGGGCGGGCTGATCGCGCTCACCGGCGCGCTGGAGCAGACGGAACACGTGCGCGGCCTGGCCATGCTGTGCGCCACGCCGAAATTCGCGCGCGCAGACGATTGGCCGTGGGGCAGCGATGCCGCGCTGGTGCATCAACTCGCGCTTGACCTGGAAACTGACTACCACGCCACCATCGAGCGCTTCCTTGCGTTGGAGGCGATGGGCAGCCCCGATCCGCGCGCCGAGCTGCGCCACCTGCGCACGCTGGCGTTCGCGCGCGGCGAGCCGGAGCTGCGCGTGTTGCAGGAAGGCATCCGCATCCTGGAAACCCGGGACCTGCGCGCGCAGTTGCCCGCACTGCGCCAGCCCAGCGTGTGGATCGCCGGCCGCCGCGACCGCCTGGTGCCGCCGCAGGCGATGGCGTGGTCGGCGCAGCAGGCGCAGGGCGGCTACGCGCAGATCGAGCATGCCGGCCACGCGCCGTTCTTCACCTACCCCGACGACGTGGCGCAGGCGCTGCGGCCGTTGCTGGACCGCTTCGATGAATACGGCTCATGA
- the bioC gene encoding malonyl-ACP O-methyltransferase BioC: protein MSDFHLDRGRVRRNFGRAARSYEKHDALQREVQQTLLERLDVYLETPACVLDVGAGTGRGTALLKQRYAKAEVIAVDLALPMLREAKANSGWLKPFRRVCAEATALPFSDHSVDVLHSNLCFQWIDDLAALFGECARVLKPGGLLAFTTFGPDTLKELRAAWAAADGRSHVSRFLDMHDIGDAMLNAGLRDPVLDVERYTLTYSEPRKLLEELRGLGATHADSQRDRHLTGKSHYRAMLAAYEAMRVDGRIPATWEVVTAHAWGPPPGQSRRMAGGGEMASFSVDSLRGSRRR, encoded by the coding sequence ATGAGTGACTTCCACCTGGATCGCGGGCGCGTGCGCCGCAACTTCGGCCGCGCCGCGCGCAGCTACGAGAAGCACGACGCCCTGCAACGCGAGGTACAGCAGACGCTGCTGGAGCGTCTGGACGTCTATCTGGAAACGCCCGCCTGCGTGCTCGACGTGGGCGCCGGTACCGGTCGCGGCACGGCCCTCCTGAAGCAGCGCTACGCCAAAGCGGAGGTGATCGCGGTCGACCTGGCGCTGCCGATGCTGCGCGAGGCGAAGGCGAACAGCGGCTGGCTCAAGCCGTTCCGCCGCGTCTGTGCCGAGGCCACCGCGCTGCCCTTTTCCGACCACAGCGTGGACGTGCTGCACTCCAACCTGTGCTTCCAGTGGATCGACGACCTCGCCGCGTTGTTCGGCGAATGCGCGCGCGTGCTGAAGCCCGGCGGCCTGCTTGCCTTCACCACCTTCGGCCCCGACACGCTGAAGGAGTTGCGTGCGGCGTGGGCCGCGGCGGACGGCCGTTCCCACGTCAGCCGCTTCCTCGACATGCACGACATCGGCGACGCGATGCTCAATGCCGGCCTGCGCGATCCGGTGCTGGACGTGGAGCGCTACACGCTCACCTACAGCGAGCCGCGCAAGCTGCTGGAGGAACTGCGCGGCCTCGGCGCCACGCATGCCGACAGCCAGCGCGACCGCCACCTCACCGGCAAGTCGCACTACCGCGCCATGCTCGCCGCCTACGAGGCGATGCGCGTGGACGGCCGCATTCCCGCCACCTGGGAAGTGGTGACCGCGCATGCGTGGGGTCCGCCGCCGGGGCAGTCGCGGCGCATGGCCGGCGGCGGCGAGATGGCCAGTTTCTCGGTGGACAGCCTGCGCGGATCGCGACGGCGCTGA
- a CDS encoding GNAT family N-acetyltransferase has product MTTFAQPARLRDEHVALEPLGLDHVPALEAAAADGELWKLWFTSAPAPGQTRAYVEKALAGQRDGTMLPFAVRELGSGEIVGTTRYYDIAPELPRLAIGYTWYAKRWQKSHLNTACKRLLLAHAFETLRCVAVVLHTDHRNLDSQRAIERLGAHRDGVLRNDKRRPDGSLRHTVCYSILDHEWPDVGRWLALRLGRLAGARG; this is encoded by the coding sequence ATGACGACCTTCGCCCAACCTGCCCGGTTGCGCGATGAGCACGTCGCGCTGGAGCCGCTCGGCCTCGACCATGTCCCCGCGCTCGAAGCCGCCGCGGCCGACGGCGAGTTGTGGAAGCTCTGGTTCACCAGCGCACCCGCCCCCGGCCAGACCCGCGCCTACGTGGAGAAAGCGCTGGCCGGCCAGCGCGACGGCACGATGCTGCCGTTCGCGGTGCGCGAACTGGGCAGCGGCGAGATCGTCGGCACCACCCGCTACTACGACATCGCGCCCGAGCTGCCGCGACTGGCCATCGGCTACACCTGGTACGCGAAGCGCTGGCAGAAGAGCCACCTCAACACGGCCTGCAAGCGCCTGCTGCTCGCGCACGCGTTCGAAACGCTGCGCTGCGTGGCCGTGGTGCTGCACACCGACCATCGCAACCTCGATTCGCAACGCGCCATCGAACGCCTGGGCGCCCATCGCGACGGCGTGCTGCGCAACGACAAGCGCCGCCCCGACGGCAGCCTGCGCCACACCGTGTGCTATTCCATCCTCGACCACGAGTGGCCGGATGTCGGCCGCTGGCTGGCATTGCGGCTGGGGCGATTGGCCGGCGCGCGCGGCTGA